Proteins encoded by one window of Bacillus sp. DTU_2020_1000418_1_SI_GHA_SEK_038:
- a CDS encoding protein-glutamate O-methyltransferase CheR: MFKVSKEDVELDLLLLAIFRLSGYDFRQYMRSSIKRRVQYRLTQERLSSITSLTEKVIHDEVYLEKILGDFSINVTEMFRDPAFFKAFRNEVIPFLKDLSEIRIWHAGCSTGKEVYSMAILMEEEGLGHKTKIYATDMNENVLAKAEQGIIPLRKMQLYTRNYMLAGGHKSFSEYYTADCDAAYLNPDLLKNVVFAQHNLVTDRSFNEFHVIICRNVLIYFNTDLQGHVLQLFNESLGPRGFLGLGSKESIRTDYNCFEDFNPIEKLFRKKS; encoded by the coding sequence ATGTTTAAAGTTAGTAAAGAGGATGTAGAGCTTGACCTATTGTTATTAGCTATTTTTCGTCTATCAGGCTATGATTTTCGGCAATATATGAGGTCATCGATCAAGAGACGGGTGCAATACCGATTAACCCAGGAACGTTTATCAAGTATCACCAGTCTAACGGAGAAAGTTATTCATGATGAAGTATATTTAGAAAAAATATTAGGAGATTTTTCGATTAATGTGACGGAGATGTTCCGGGACCCTGCCTTCTTCAAGGCATTTAGGAATGAGGTTATTCCATTTCTAAAGGATCTTTCTGAAATTAGAATTTGGCATGCTGGCTGTTCTACTGGGAAAGAGGTATACTCCATGGCCATTTTGATGGAGGAGGAAGGGCTTGGGCACAAAACAAAAATCTATGCAACCGATATGAATGAAAACGTCTTAGCTAAAGCAGAGCAAGGTATAATCCCCCTGCGGAAAATGCAGTTATATACGAGGAATTACATGCTTGCAGGGGGCCATAAGTCGTTTTCCGAATATTATACGGCTGATTGTGATGCTGCTTATTTAAACCCTGATTTACTGAAAAATGTCGTCTTTGCACAGCATAATTTAGTAACGGACCGATCCTTTAATGAGTTTCATGTCATCATATGCCGGAATGTCCTTATCTATTTCAATACTGACCTGCAGGGACATGTGCTGCAATTATTTAATGAAAGCCTGGGTCCGAGGGGATTCCTCGGGCTCGGCAGCAAAGAATCCATTCGTACGGACTATAACTGCTTCGAAGACTTTAACCCAATAGAAAAGTTATTCCGGAAGAAATCATAA
- a CDS encoding universal stress protein, with product MKKVKGRMDESILVCVYYGPNGERLIQRGCKIASMLNCPLYILTIDPLPFDELDAEKSDYITRWQQIAEHHRIEEFILKDNEKRPVSKVIAEVAREKHITQIILGQTAQSRWEQIAKGSIINSLLREIPFVDLHIISVSRALRDQEGLFEKGVRAYLIKEGDFYRLSFLHTKEVEFEGIFFKEQGTDFNNGVFKFMKDKETLQVVVTEDIVKELKNVRMTDPFDTDSDL from the coding sequence ATGAAAAAAGTAAAGGGACGTATGGACGAAAGCATCCTCGTCTGTGTATACTATGGGCCAAATGGTGAACGTCTTATTCAACGTGGCTGTAAAATTGCGAGCATGCTTAATTGCCCACTCTATATTTTAACCATTGATCCTCTGCCCTTTGATGAACTGGATGCAGAAAAATCCGATTATATTACGAGATGGCAGCAAATCGCTGAGCATCATCGTATAGAGGAATTTATCTTAAAAGATAATGAAAAGAGACCTGTCTCAAAAGTAATTGCAGAGGTTGCCCGCGAAAAGCACATCACTCAAATTATCCTAGGTCAGACTGCCCAGAGCCGCTGGGAACAAATAGCTAAGGGCTCTATCATTAACTCCTTGTTGCGAGAAATTCCTTTTGTTGACCTGCACATTATTTCTGTTTCCCGTGCCCTTAGAGACCAAGAAGGACTTTTCGAAAAAGGGGTTCGCGCATACCTAATTAAAGAAGGGGATTTTTATCGCCTAAGCTTCCTTCATACAAAAGAAGTTGAATTTGAAGGGATTTTCTTTAAGGAACAAGGCACAGACTTCAATAATGGTGTTTTCAAATTCATGAAGGATAAAGAAACACTGCAAGTTGTTGTAACAGAAGATATTGTCAAAGAATTAAAAAATGTCAGAATGACTGATCCGTTTGATACAGACAGCGATTTATAA
- a CDS encoding response regulator, protein MSFKRKQYLSLGLTVLFMLLLMFVVLFMANLIKANMLEIVKDRYYKVNQVTEIRRLFDQTDRQLLRILIVKEEINPELVENSLKDNEKGIISEIISLKSTINTPKGIKLLNEIEKTYTSYNQMEQEFIAKFKSSKFDEMQTIYDAERSNRDMLLHDLGEFIEYQESLMDESLQSATKTHAQLVIVLVSAVMLALVMIVLVTLSLIRTTSKTMAKILKGLNRIDYKNLSKLPRVEIHTKDEFGEIAKSFNAMAASLEIYNEKETKYISEITEQNWIQSNSADIIHLYSHHVNIHSLGEALIRQLSHAINANLGVFYVKETENGKTVYRKKSSYAEDGQHAGREFFYPGEGLVGQCAIEKKHIILNDVPSTYSLIHTGLGSVAPRSIMMAPVLVKDEVVAVLELASLSEFTSTQLKLMEEVLDTLGIAITNILSRMEIARLLEDSQAKTEELQMQSEELQTQSEELQSQSEELQTQAEELRMINEQLEERTNDAELKSEELRSAKEALEEKARELMQSSKYKTEFLANMSHELRTPLNSILLLSEMLIDDPNHGLNEEQVEFTKVIHSSGQDLLDLINDILDLSKVEVGKLEIHFEEVNMNDFASRLERSFVPFAKKKNLEFSVTESAGVPAAIFTDEQRLQQMIKNLLSNAFKFTDAGSVSVTFEKADSHEISSFPLANCSDTWLKVIVSDTGIGIPIGKQEEIFEAFQQVDGATMRKYGGTGLGLSITKEFAQLLGGVCRVKSEEGKGSSFTLFIPSLPNGLPKRAEETMKNEAASAKDLESIIETSIENHSISDQDESPSSTVLQGKSVLVVDDDHRNIYVIKNALEKEGMHVLTAENGMECLETITKEEIIDIVLMDIMMPVMDGYETMKRIRELEEYQNLPIIALTAKAMNYDRRKCIESGASDYISKPLKLDQLLSAMRVWLS, encoded by the coding sequence TTGAGTTTTAAAAGGAAGCAATATCTAAGCTTAGGCTTGACTGTATTATTTATGCTTCTATTGATGTTTGTCGTCCTATTTATGGCAAATTTAATAAAAGCGAATATGCTGGAGATTGTGAAGGATCGATACTATAAAGTGAATCAAGTTACTGAGATTAGAAGGCTCTTTGATCAAACGGATCGCCAACTGTTGCGGATTTTGATTGTTAAAGAAGAAATAAACCCGGAATTGGTTGAGAATTCTCTAAAAGATAATGAAAAAGGCATTATTTCAGAAATAATTAGTTTAAAATCTACCATTAATACCCCTAAAGGCATAAAGCTTCTAAATGAGATCGAAAAAACTTACACCTCTTACAATCAAATGGAGCAGGAATTTATTGCGAAATTTAAAAGCAGCAAGTTTGATGAAATGCAAACTATTTATGATGCAGAACGAAGCAATCGCGATATGCTTTTACACGACTTAGGAGAATTTATCGAGTATCAGGAATCATTAATGGATGAATCACTGCAAAGTGCTACAAAGACCCATGCCCAGCTTGTCATTGTGCTCGTATCAGCTGTTATGCTAGCCCTAGTGATGATTGTCCTTGTTACACTTTCACTCATTCGAACCACAAGTAAGACGATGGCAAAAATATTAAAGGGGCTTAATCGGATTGACTATAAAAATCTGTCAAAACTCCCGAGGGTGGAAATTCATACAAAAGATGAATTTGGTGAAATCGCAAAGTCCTTTAATGCCATGGCAGCATCCTTAGAAATCTATAATGAAAAAGAAACAAAATATATTTCAGAAATCACGGAGCAAAATTGGATACAAAGCAATTCTGCAGACATCATTCATCTGTATAGCCACCATGTCAATATTCATTCCCTCGGTGAAGCTCTCATTCGCCAATTATCCCATGCAATCAATGCCAATCTCGGTGTTTTCTATGTTAAAGAAACGGAAAACGGAAAGACTGTTTATCGAAAAAAATCTTCCTATGCAGAAGACGGTCAACATGCAGGGAGAGAGTTTTTTTATCCTGGCGAAGGGCTAGTTGGTCAATGTGCCATTGAAAAGAAGCATATCATTCTAAATGATGTGCCAAGCACGTATAGTCTAATTCATACAGGCCTTGGCAGCGTGGCACCAAGAAGCATTATGATGGCACCGGTTTTAGTGAAGGATGAAGTCGTAGCCGTTTTGGAGCTGGCAAGCTTAAGCGAGTTTACTTCCACCCAATTAAAGCTGATGGAGGAAGTGCTGGATACGCTTGGTATAGCTATTACAAATATATTAAGCAGAATGGAAATTGCTCGTTTATTAGAGGACTCACAGGCAAAGACAGAAGAGCTGCAAATGCAATCTGAGGAATTGCAGACTCAGTCAGAAGAATTGCAGTCACAATCTGAGGAGCTGCAAACCCAAGCCGAAGAGCTCCGAATGATTAATGAGCAATTAGAAGAACGCACAAATGATGCAGAGTTGAAGTCAGAGGAATTGAGGTCTGCCAAGGAAGCACTAGAAGAAAAGGCTAGGGAGCTAATGCAGAGCTCTAAATACAAAACAGAATTTCTTGCCAACATGTCTCATGAGCTCCGTACACCTTTGAATAGCATTCTGCTGCTCTCAGAAATGCTGATTGATGATCCGAATCACGGCCTGAATGAAGAACAAGTTGAGTTCACTAAGGTTATTCATTCGTCCGGTCAGGATTTGCTAGACTTAATTAATGATATTCTTGATCTTTCTAAAGTGGAGGTAGGGAAGCTTGAGATTCACTTTGAGGAAGTGAATATGAATGATTTTGCTAGTCGCTTGGAACGGAGCTTTGTTCCATTCGCTAAGAAAAAGAATCTTGAATTCTCAGTTACTGAGAGTGCAGGCGTACCGGCGGCAATTTTTACTGATGAACAGCGCCTTCAGCAAATGATAAAAAACTTACTATCAAATGCCTTTAAATTTACAGATGCCGGGTCTGTTTCTGTTACGTTTGAAAAGGCGGACAGCCATGAGATTTCCAGTTTCCCGCTAGCGAACTGCTCAGATACTTGGTTAAAGGTGATCGTTTCAGACACAGGAATTGGAATTCCAATAGGAAAGCAGGAAGAGATATTCGAGGCCTTCCAGCAGGTGGATGGAGCCACAATGAGAAAGTATGGCGGAACAGGGCTGGGATTATCTATAACAAAAGAGTTTGCACAGCTTCTTGGCGGGGTATGTAGAGTAAAGAGTGAAGAAGGGAAGGGCTCTAGTTTCACTTTATTTATTCCCAGTCTGCCTAATGGGTTACCAAAAAGAGCAGAGGAAACAATGAAAAATGAAGCGGCTTCCGCAAAAGATTTAGAATCTATTATTGAAACATCCATTGAAAATCATTCTATTAGTGATCAGGATGAAAGCCCATCATCTACGGTTCTGCAAGGAAAGTCGGTTCTCGTGGTTGATGATGATCATCGGAATATTTATGTGATAAAAAATGCTCTTGAAAAAGAGGGCATGCATGTTCTAACAGCCGAAAATGGCATGGAGTGTCTAGAGACAATTACGAAAGAAGAAATCATTGACATTGTGTTAATGGATATTATGATGCCTGTTATGGATGGCTATGAAACGATGAAAAGAATCCGTGAGCTTGAAGAATATCAGAATCTGCCCATTATTGCTTTAACAGCAAAAGCGATGAATTATGACAGAAGAAAATGCATAGAGTCTGGCGCATCAGATTATATCAGCAAGCCGCTAAAACTAGATCAGCTATTGTCTGCTATGCGTGTATGGTTATCTTAG
- a CDS encoding glutamine--tRNA ligase/YqeY domain fusion protein: MEQNSSNFIKNIIIEDLESGKHKDIITRFPPEPNGYLHIGHAKSIVINFGLADEFNGKTHLRFDDTNPLKEDKEYVDSIKEDVKWLGYEWEDLRFASDYFEEMYNRAILLIKKGKAYVDDLSQEEIREYRGTLTEPGKESPYRNRSVEENLDLFERMRNGEFENGSKVLRAKIDMASPNINMRDPVIYRISHTAHHNTGDKWCIYPMYSFAHPLEDAIEDVTHSICTTEFEDQRPLYNWFIEECEMESKPQQIEFGRLNITNTVMSKRKLKQLVDEGFVDGWDDPRMPTISGLRRKGFTPGAIREFVKATGISKGSGAVDEAMLEYFVREDLKLTAPRTMGVLNPLKVVITNYPEDQVEMLDAEINPENEEMGIRQIPFSREIYIEQDDFMENPPNKYFRLFPGNEVRLKHAYFIKCNDVIKDEKGKVIEIHCTYDPETKSGTGFTGRKVKGTLHWVDAKHAFPAEFRLYEPLILDSELEAEAMDNPGEEKTFLDYVNPNSLEIVQGFIEPNMKDVKAQDKFQFFRHGYFNVDPKHSAAEKPVFNRIVSLKSSFKL; the protein is encoded by the coding sequence TTGGAACAAAATTCGTCAAACTTTATTAAAAATATTATTATCGAGGATTTGGAATCAGGAAAACATAAAGATATCATTACTCGTTTTCCTCCCGAACCGAACGGGTATCTTCATATCGGTCATGCGAAATCCATTGTCATTAACTTTGGTCTTGCCGATGAGTTTAACGGAAAAACACATTTACGATTTGATGATACCAACCCATTAAAAGAAGATAAGGAGTATGTTGACTCCATTAAGGAGGACGTAAAGTGGCTTGGGTATGAGTGGGAGGACCTCCGCTTCGCTTCCGACTATTTTGAGGAAATGTATAACCGTGCCATTCTCCTTATTAAAAAAGGTAAAGCCTATGTTGACGATTTATCCCAGGAAGAAATCCGGGAATACCGCGGGACACTGACTGAGCCTGGAAAAGAAAGTCCTTATCGCAATCGTTCAGTAGAGGAAAACTTAGATTTGTTCGAACGCATGCGTAATGGCGAATTCGAAAATGGCAGCAAGGTGCTTCGTGCAAAAATTGATATGGCCTCACCGAATATAAATATGCGTGATCCTGTCATCTATCGCATCTCACATACTGCCCACCATAATACAGGCGATAAATGGTGCATTTACCCAATGTACTCCTTTGCCCATCCTTTAGAAGATGCGATTGAAGATGTCACTCATTCGATTTGTACGACTGAATTTGAGGATCAGCGTCCGCTTTATAATTGGTTTATTGAAGAATGCGAAATGGAAAGCAAGCCGCAGCAGATTGAATTCGGACGGCTTAACATTACGAATACAGTCATGAGTAAAAGAAAGCTTAAGCAGCTTGTGGACGAGGGCTTTGTCGATGGCTGGGACGATCCACGGATGCCAACGATTTCTGGATTAAGAAGAAAAGGCTTTACTCCAGGCGCAATACGTGAATTTGTTAAAGCAACTGGTATTTCTAAAGGATCTGGTGCTGTAGATGAGGCTATGCTTGAGTATTTTGTCAGAGAAGACTTAAAGCTGACTGCACCGCGAACTATGGGTGTATTGAACCCGCTTAAAGTCGTGATTACGAATTATCCAGAAGATCAAGTCGAAATGCTTGATGCTGAAATCAACCCAGAAAATGAAGAAATGGGTATACGGCAAATTCCATTCTCTCGAGAAATTTATATTGAACAGGATGACTTCATGGAAAATCCGCCGAATAAGTATTTCCGCCTCTTCCCAGGAAATGAAGTTCGTCTTAAGCATGCTTATTTCATTAAATGTAATGATGTGATTAAAGATGAGAAAGGCAAGGTCATTGAAATTCACTGCACTTATGATCCTGAAACAAAAAGCGGGACAGGCTTTACAGGACGTAAAGTGAAAGGAACCCTTCACTGGGTTGATGCTAAACATGCTTTTCCAGCTGAATTTCGTTTATATGAGCCATTAATACTTGATTCGGAATTGGAAGCTGAAGCAATGGACAATCCTGGGGAAGAAAAGACGTTTTTGGATTATGTAAATCCAAATTCACTTGAAATCGTTCAAGGCTTTATTGAACCGAATATGAAGGATGTTAAAGCACAGGATAAATTCCAATTTTTCCGTCATGGCTACTTTAACGTGGATCCAAAGCATTCAGCGGCTGAAAAGCCTGTATTTAACCGGATTGTTTCCTTAAAGAGTTCATTCAAGCTATAA
- a CDS encoding dynamin family protein: MMTIDEQLIGKSYYKMLVEGKENIHPIKALGELYVEEQKKAISDLSFIRFAQGEIYFQNYDYETAIFKWENINNELEPWAKKNMADAYFELEILTTAEELYRSIQTDSDVLKMEVLLQLFSTYVALGKLDFAVEAIKEAVSFNPDYRDVTSIAKEFFEKHQDWKNAIELAVNESVRTRDLVWFDILQIYVEQGKAKKAEPNYFNEALVTLFKEDLAKFERLAVSLWNHYRNGDLYFAWIKEFNHILLHLEGGSSHSWKELSAVYYDTYFELINGKYLIREISHLIPNHLSNWVKMADSAYSSIAAASALAWGEIFPSSIEHSAINLAENKMGQMMHYGNGLEDGFELFKTIVSWARKNGIEIGHRFQWMVKELLDLNAPYLLIAGAAGNEKSDFINQLLGERVIDDSISTTVMFKDDAAVEIQEITDEGEREISQLSDVSDNLQTVILYKKPAPFLREKQLAFIDTPGVTGLNRFRNEVFQYLQLADSLLFVLNANHAFTEEELEIVVKIREQAPDLPIHFLLNGIDANELEQEVIDRATSKVNTYFSKARLFAYSGHDDQLEPLAHFLESITNHENLEEKRTSKVQHYIRKTIKFLLERRVEMENGFIESIKWNDEMVTKLTGATNQLRDLEEDKARIMKRSFTKIKDEIKLQLMEDIPELLKESSNLIQEDSDFGKIHIQLNTEMNNRICHHMDEKIMPSFHKVIHQWIDEASDEFSGAQEFLNEMGAGFNDLYEEDKLILACDFKVLDDWRRDAERMTRGKVQIENINILNRFTPSQFILKSAGRLLGAIQPNNPMLHNKYKQFIENEDYSEVASEVADQFFQPFDLFEKSIDRDVSMFFNPPFAELQETVNESAGLIESSKQSLKEIRENPELYRDPITLFQLKLIQQEWMTDVREETYQNQ, encoded by the coding sequence ATGATGACAATAGATGAACAGTTAATAGGAAAAAGTTATTACAAGATGTTAGTGGAAGGAAAAGAGAATATACATCCCATCAAGGCATTAGGTGAACTGTATGTGGAGGAGCAAAAGAAAGCGATTTCGGATCTTTCCTTTATTCGGTTTGCTCAAGGGGAGATTTACTTCCAGAATTATGATTATGAAACAGCTATTTTTAAATGGGAAAATATTAATAATGAGCTTGAGCCATGGGCAAAGAAGAATATGGCAGATGCTTATTTTGAACTAGAAATTCTCACCACAGCGGAGGAATTGTACCGATCAATACAAACAGATTCAGATGTTCTAAAAATGGAAGTGCTTTTACAGCTATTTTCCACCTATGTCGCACTGGGTAAGCTTGATTTTGCAGTTGAGGCGATAAAAGAGGCTGTTTCTTTTAACCCAGACTATCGGGATGTAACGAGCATCGCTAAAGAGTTTTTTGAAAAGCATCAGGATTGGAAAAATGCCATTGAGCTTGCTGTTAATGAATCCGTTCGGACTAGAGACCTTGTTTGGTTTGATATTCTGCAGATCTATGTCGAGCAGGGAAAGGCAAAGAAGGCAGAACCTAATTATTTCAATGAAGCATTAGTCACATTATTTAAGGAGGATTTGGCAAAGTTTGAAAGACTGGCTGTTTCCTTATGGAATCATTATCGAAATGGAGACTTATATTTTGCTTGGATTAAAGAATTTAATCACATCCTTCTCCATTTGGAAGGGGGAAGCTCCCATTCATGGAAAGAGCTTTCGGCCGTGTATTATGATACATATTTCGAATTAATAAATGGGAAGTATTTAATAAGAGAAATTTCACATTTAATTCCGAATCATTTAAGCAACTGGGTGAAAATGGCTGATTCTGCCTATTCCTCCATTGCTGCAGCTTCAGCTCTTGCCTGGGGTGAAATTTTCCCTTCAAGCATTGAGCACTCAGCCATCAATTTAGCAGAGAATAAGATGGGCCAAATGATGCACTACGGCAATGGATTGGAAGATGGATTCGAGCTATTCAAGACCATTGTCTCTTGGGCAAGAAAGAATGGAATAGAGATTGGCCACCGATTCCAATGGATGGTGAAGGAGCTTCTAGATCTTAATGCACCTTATCTATTAATTGCAGGAGCCGCTGGCAATGAGAAATCGGATTTTATTAATCAATTACTTGGGGAAAGAGTAATTGATGACTCAATTTCAACCACCGTTATGTTCAAGGATGATGCGGCTGTGGAAATACAGGAGATCACAGATGAAGGAGAAAGGGAAATTTCTCAGTTATCCGATGTCAGCGATAACTTACAGACTGTGATCCTGTATAAAAAGCCTGCGCCGTTTCTTCGCGAAAAGCAGCTTGCCTTTATTGATACACCTGGGGTAACTGGTCTGAACCGATTCAGAAATGAAGTATTTCAATATTTGCAGCTCGCTGATAGTCTGCTTTTTGTGCTAAATGCCAATCATGCTTTTACAGAGGAAGAGCTTGAAATTGTCGTGAAAATTCGCGAGCAGGCACCAGATCTTCCTATTCACTTCTTATTAAATGGAATAGATGCTAATGAATTGGAGCAGGAAGTGATAGACAGAGCCACATCTAAAGTGAATACTTATTTTTCAAAAGCAAGGCTATTTGCTTATTCTGGCCATGATGACCAACTTGAGCCTTTAGCTCATTTCTTGGAATCTATCACTAATCACGAGAATCTTGAAGAAAAAAGAACGTCTAAGGTTCAGCATTATATACGTAAGACGATTAAGTTTCTTCTGGAAAGACGCGTTGAGATGGAGAATGGCTTCATAGAATCGATTAAATGGAATGATGAGATGGTAACCAAATTAACGGGAGCCACTAATCAATTACGTGATTTGGAGGAAGATAAGGCCCGAATCATGAAAAGGTCGTTTACGAAGATAAAAGACGAAATCAAGCTGCAGCTAATGGAGGATATTCCTGAGTTGCTGAAAGAGAGTTCTAATTTGATCCAAGAGGACAGCGACTTTGGGAAGATCCATATTCAGCTGAATACAGAAATGAATAATCGTATTTGCCATCATATGGATGAAAAGATTATGCCAAGCTTTCATAAGGTAATTCATCAGTGGATTGACGAGGCGAGTGATGAATTTAGCGGGGCTCAGGAATTCCTGAATGAAATGGGTGCGGGCTTCAACGATCTTTATGAGGAAGATAAATTAATTCTTGCATGTGATTTTAAAGTGCTTGATGATTGGCGCAGAGATGCGGAACGGATGACAAGAGGAAAAGTGCAAATCGAAAATATTAATATATTAAACCGCTTTACTCCATCCCAATTTATTTTAAAGAGTGCAGGAAGATTGCTTGGGGCAATCCAGCCGAACAATCCAATGCTCCATAACAAATATAAACAATTTATTGAAAATGAGGACTATAGTGAAGTGGCTTCAGAAGTTGCAGATCAATTCTTCCAGCCATTTGATCTTTTTGAAAAATCGATTGATAGAGATGTTAGCATGTTTTTTAATCCGCCATTTGCTGAACTGCAGGAGACAGTAAATGAATCAGCAGGACTTATTGAGTCAAGTAAACAGTCTCTGAAGGAAATTAGAGAAAATCCTGAACTATACCGTGATCCGATAACTTTATTCCAGCTTAAGCTCATTCAGCAAGAATGGATGACAGATGTCCGAGAAGAGACTTATCAAAACCAGTAA